One Trichormus variabilis 0441 genomic window, CTTGGGATTTCTCCGTTACAATTTCAACCCCGCGCAAATCTTTATGGGTGATGGTGGTTCCTATTTTATGGGCTTCACCTTGGCGGCTGTGGGTGTGATTGGTTTGGTAAAAATTCCGGCTTTTACAGCTGTTATTTTGCCTTATTTAATTCTGGCAGTTCCCATTGTGGATATGTCAGCCGTGATTCTGTCTCGCATCCGCCGAGGGAAATTGCCTTGGGTTGCAGATAAACGCCACCTCCACCACCGATTACTACAAGCTGGTTTATCTCATCGCTGGACGGTTTTGTTTATTTATTCCTTAACTCTGTGGGTGGGGAGTTTAGCGTTAGTTGTGGCTGGTGTACCTAGCAGTATTGCTTACGCTTGTGGTTCAACATCCCTGTTAAGTTACGTTATTTGGCGAGCTTGGAGGGTTTCTCAGCAAAAGTGAAAAGGTAAAAGCAATAAAGTAGTATTAGCATCTTTTGCCTTTTTCCTTAAATTACATGAGTGCAGAAATTATTTGTGTTGGTACTGAACTGCTTTTAGGTGACATCCTCAACGGAAATGCTCAATATTTAGCACAGCAACTAGCCCAGTTAGGTATCCCCCATTACCATCAAACGGTAGTTGGGGATAATCCAGACCGAATTAAGCAAGTTATAGAAATTGCTATTTCCAGGGCTAATATTCTGATTTTTACAGGTGGTCTAGGCCCTACACCAGATGACCTGACTTGTGAAACCATCGCTGATTTTTTCGGTTCGCCTTTGGTAGAAAGTCCCGAAATTATCGAAGATATTACGCAGAAATTTGCTCAACGCGGTCGAGTGATGACACCAAGTAACCGCAAACAAGCTTTGATTCCTCAAGGCGCAGACATATTACCGAATCCCACTGGGACAGCTCCTGGTATCATCTGGGAACCTCGTCCTGATATGACAATTTTTACCTTTCCTGGTGTGCCTAGTGAAATGCACCGGATGTGGCAAGAAACAGCAGTACCATTTCTCAAAAATCAAGGCTGGGGTCAAGAGATTATTTATAGTCGCAGTCTCAAGTTTTGGGGAATTGGTGAATCTGCATTAGCAGAAAAGGTGACAGCTTATTTAAACTTACCTAACCCTACGGTAGCTCCCTACGCCGGGAAGGGAGAAGTCAGGCTACGTGTTTCGGCAAAAGCCCCTTCAGAAGTAGCCGCAGAGGCTTTGATTGCACCAGTGGAGAAGCAAATTAAAGACATTGCTGGCTTAGATTTTTATGGTGTCAATCATGATAGTTTAGCTTCCGTTGTCGGTGAGTTATTGCGGAGTTCAGGGGAAACCTTATCGGTAGCAGAATCCTGTACTGGTGGTTTGTTGGGGCAAATGTTGACGGAGATTTCCGGTAGTTCTGATTACTTTTGGGGTGGGGTAATTTCTTACGACAACTCGGTGAAGGCTGGGTTGTTAGGAGTGAACCCAGAAGATTTAGACAAATTAGGCGCAGTCAGCGATACTGTAGCCGAACAAATGGCTATAGGTGTAAAAACCCGTTTATCAACAACTTGGGCATTGAGTATTACGGGGATTGCTGGCCCAAACGGAGGGACAGAAACTAAGCCTGTGGGTTTGGTTTATATCGGGTTAGCTGGGCCAGGGGATGAAGTGACAAGCTTTAAATATAATTTTGGTACAATGCGCGATCGCTCTTTTATTCGTCATTTAAGTGCTTGTACAGCCCTGGATTTGCTACGGCGGCGCTTGTTGACAAGGTGATATACTCCCACACTTGGTGCAAACTGTAAGTGTGGGAGTATATCACCGAATCCGGGTATCTCGTCAGACAACAACTTTACCTAACATAATTCTCACCAAAAAAATGATCGCAGCCAAAGACAAAGCCCCCCAGCTAACCCCACAAGAATACTTTATTTGGGAAGAACAGCAGCTAGAAAAACACGAGTATATCAACGGCGAAGTTTACGCCATGACTGGCGGTAGCGTCAATCACGGGCGTATCGCCATCCGCTTCACCGCCATGTTCGACAGCCACTTACAAAATACAGGTTGCATCACTGGAAATTCTGATATCAAAGTCAATATCTTTGGCAGTAATAACTATACCTACCCAGATGCCAGCGTTACCTGCGACGTTCGCGATCAAACCACAACTCAATATATTACCTACCCTTGCTTAATCGTCGAAGTCCTCTCAAAAACTACCGAAGCCTACGACAGAGGCGGCAAATTCCGAATGTACCGCCAAAACCCAGCTTTGATCGATTACCTACTAGTCAGTTCTACTAGCGTCGAAATCGACCTGTATCACAAAAACGATGCAGGCGATTGGTTGATTATCAACTACAAACCAGGCGACACTATCGAACTCAAAAGCATTAACCTCAATTTCCCCATTGAAAAAGTCTATCGCGGTTTAACCCTCGAACCAGAAAATGGGGGATAGTATCGAATTATTACCTACGACCCAAATGGCAATTAATGATTGCTAACTTTGGCACTATCCAAACTCAAAAAAAGCTTTCAAAACCCATAAGATTGCCGTAGCGGTAAAGTTATGGGTAAAGTCATAGTAACTTGCTCTTATGGGGGTGGAGGGACTTGAACCCACACGACCGTTTAAGGTCAACGGATTTTCATTCTCTTGCAGCTTTCGCTACTGCCTATTGGCTTTGAGAATTGGACTCTCTCTTTACCCTCGTCTTGACGTTAGGGTAGCTCCCGTCGAGTCTCTGCACCTTCCGATTAGTTGTAAGTCATCTATTGTTAACTTACTAATTACTACTTCGGCTTGGCTCAGGATTGCCTTGTCTATAACTAGATTTAGGTTTCCCTGAGTTTGAGAGCATCCACTTAAAGAATTTCTTCTTTAAGGCTCAATTATTTAAGTCCGTAGCGTCTACCATTCCGCCACACCCCCCCGTTGTCTTGGGAGCTTGCTATATTTTGGAGGCAGCAAATACCCCCTCATATATTCCACCATTAAATGCGTATTTTGTCCAACTGGATTGAAAAATTTTTATCTCCCTTGAGAAATCTGCTGTTGCTAGCTGAGAGTTGCTTATGCTTCCTCGCAATTAACTAGACTTAGCATCTTCAATCTTTGCCTGACAAGAAAACTGCTTCTTTACTGGCTTTGCCATTGTAGCATTATCTTATAATTTTGATCAGCAAGAATCAGGAATTTTTGCTGGACTCATTTAAAAGCCCAATAGTTATGGTGTCTCCAGGCTTTCAGTTCAGCCTATGATGGAAAATAGATGCACCAATTGATCTGATCCACTCAAAGACAAGGATTTATGATTGTACCCCTGCTATATCTGGCTTTAGCCGGAGCTTACTTATTAGTTGTCCCTGTTGCTTTAATGTTTTACTTAAAGCAGCGCTGGTATGTGGTTAGCTCTGTTGAGCGCACCTTTATGTATTTTCTAGTGTTCTTGTTCTTTCCGGGGCTATTGGTTTTATCCCCATTCGTAAACCTGCGCCCCCGTCCACGCAAAATCGAAGTTTAATCAAGATTGGTAGGTCATAAATCTCATGCGACGTATTGACGCTATTGGAATTGGCATCGGCATTTTCATTGTCGGTGGTTTGGCATATCTAGGATTCCAGCTATTCGGTTTAGATGGTCAACAAGCTGGTATTTGGAGCCAAGTTTTACTAGTCATTGGTTTGATTGGCTGGTTAGCCACCTATGTCTTGCGTGCGGTGGGAAAAAATTTGACCTACCATCAACAACGGGAAGATTATGAACAAGCTTTCTTCCAAAAACGGCTAGACGAATTAACTCCTGAAGAATTAGCCAAGATTCAAGCTGAGATTGAACAAGAGAAACAAGCTCAGATTAATTCGTGATAGCCTGCGGCTAGGTCAACACCAAAATAATTCGTAATTGAAAATTTCTCAGAAGGTGTTGTCGGGGCGGAAGTCTTACGGTGGTCAGTTGTTTGTTACTATTGACTACTGACCACTGACTACTGATCACTGACTAATGACCGCAATTTCCGATCGCTTTGAAACCCTCAAACAGAATCAAGAGTGTGCGCTGATTCCGTTTATTACTGCTGGTGATCCTGATTTAGAAACTACGGCTGCCGCCTTAAAGATTTTAGATAGTAATGGTGCTGACATAATTGAATTAGGCATTCCTTACTCCGATCCTTTGGCAGATGGGCCAGTAATTCAAGCAGCCGCTACTCGTGCTTTACAAAATGGCACAAAACTGGAAAGTGTGCTGGAAATGTTAAAAGTCACCACACCCAGTTTGCAAGCACCGATTGTTTTATTTACTTATTACAATTCTATTCTGCACCGAGGGATTGACAATTTCCTTGAGCAAGTTGCTGCTGCTGGTGTCGCCGGCTTGGTAGTACCGGATTTACCCTTAGAAGAAGCCGCAGGACTACTTAAACCCGCTACTGAACGGGGGATTGATTTAATTCTGTTGATTGCCCCTACAAGTTCATCTGAGAGAATAGAAGCGATCGCTCGTTCATCACAAGGATTTATCTATTTGGTTAGTGTCACAGGTGTTACCGGGATGCGATCGCAAGTAGAAGGGCGTGTGCTTGATTTATTACAAAAAGTTCGGCAAGTAACCGATAAACCCCTCGGTGTTGGTTTTGGCATATCTCAACCCGCACAAGCAACTCAGGTGAGAGATTGGGGAGCAGATGCCGCTATTGTGGGTAGCGCTTTTGTCCAACGCCTAGCCACAGGAACACCAGCAGAAGGACTCAGTGCGATCGCGGAATTTTGTCAAAGTCTGAAGGCAGCCATCAAAACATCTTGATGATTACGATAAATTAGATTACAAAAGTATAACGGTGTAGTTTTTTTACACCTATTTTGTGGACAATTTAACATTTATGGTCTTGAATATTATCATCAGAATATTCATCTGTAAAAAAACTAGCTGAAACAACAGCTTAATATTTTGGGTATTATGTGAATTAAGTAGGCTAAAAGATTATGAGTGTGAGAGTAGGTCAGTCAAACGTTATGGAATTTACATCGCAGATGAGGGGTAAAGGCGATGAGTGAAAGTATGGCATTTATCGGCGGTGTCGCCGTGGCTGGACTGGCGGCTCTCTTGATGCTCAGAGGGACAGGTAATTCCCTACAGCCTAACTTTGGTGTGGCTTCACAAATGCCGGCTAACTTAGTAGCGCCCCAGGTGCTGCCGCCCCAATACCCACCTTACGGGCAAGCACCATATTCTAACCCACAACCAGCCGCACCAAATCCTGTGCAAACCGTGGAATTAGAACGCTTAAAAATGGATTTTGAACGCTTAAAGAGTGACAACGAACAACTAAGAGCGCAAAACCAACAACTCCAATTCCAATTCCAAAACTGGAACAATAGCCAGCAGATGCAGTTAGCCCAACAAAATACTCAAAGGGTAGCATCTGCTGCATTACAACCCCAAAGCTCTTGGTGGAATTCACCTATGGTCTGGGCTGTTGGTGGAGCAACTTTGACAATTGGCGGTGGTATTGTCGTCGCCGGTGTACTGTCTTTATTCTCACCACGTTCACGCCCCACCCGTACAGTACAAGTTATTCACCCATACCAAGGCCCTACACCACCATTGGTTCCTGTACGTAGGGCTGAATTCCTACCCCCAGCAGGGATGGAAACAAGAAGGGT contains:
- a CDS encoding competence/damage-inducible protein A — encoded protein: MSAEIICVGTELLLGDILNGNAQYLAQQLAQLGIPHYHQTVVGDNPDRIKQVIEIAISRANILIFTGGLGPTPDDLTCETIADFFGSPLVESPEIIEDITQKFAQRGRVMTPSNRKQALIPQGADILPNPTGTAPGIIWEPRPDMTIFTFPGVPSEMHRMWQETAVPFLKNQGWGQEIIYSRSLKFWGIGESALAEKVTAYLNLPNPTVAPYAGKGEVRLRVSAKAPSEVAAEALIAPVEKQIKDIAGLDFYGVNHDSLASVVGELLRSSGETLSVAESCTGGLLGQMLTEISGSSDYFWGGVISYDNSVKAGLLGVNPEDLDKLGAVSDTVAEQMAIGVKTRLSTTWALSITGIAGPNGGTETKPVGLVYIGLAGPGDEVTSFKYNFGTMRDRSFIRHLSACTALDLLRRRLLTR
- a CDS encoding Uma2 family endonuclease, with product MIAAKDKAPQLTPQEYFIWEEQQLEKHEYINGEVYAMTGGSVNHGRIAIRFTAMFDSHLQNTGCITGNSDIKVNIFGSNNYTYPDASVTCDVRDQTTTQYITYPCLIVEVLSKTTEAYDRGGKFRMYRQNPALIDYLLVSSTSVEIDLYHKNDAGDWLIINYKPGDTIELKSINLNFPIEKVYRGLTLEPENGG
- the ndhL gene encoding NAD(P)H-quinone oxidoreductase subunit L; its protein translation is MIVPLLYLALAGAYLLVVPVALMFYLKQRWYVVSSVERTFMYFLVFLFFPGLLVLSPFVNLRPRPRKIEV
- a CDS encoding DUF3007 family protein, whose product is MRRIDAIGIGIGIFIVGGLAYLGFQLFGLDGQQAGIWSQVLLVIGLIGWLATYVLRAVGKNLTYHQQREDYEQAFFQKRLDELTPEELAKIQAEIEQEKQAQINS
- the trpA gene encoding tryptophan synthase subunit alpha; translated protein: MTAISDRFETLKQNQECALIPFITAGDPDLETTAAALKILDSNGADIIELGIPYSDPLADGPVIQAAATRALQNGTKLESVLEMLKVTTPSLQAPIVLFTYYNSILHRGIDNFLEQVAAAGVAGLVVPDLPLEEAAGLLKPATERGIDLILLIAPTSSSERIEAIARSSQGFIYLVSVTGVTGMRSQVEGRVLDLLQKVRQVTDKPLGVGFGISQPAQATQVRDWGADAAIVGSAFVQRLATGTPAEGLSAIAEFCQSLKAAIKTS